A genomic segment from Diospyros lotus cultivar Yz01 chromosome 5, ASM1463336v1, whole genome shotgun sequence encodes:
- the LOC127802026 gene encoding cationic amino acid transporter 9, chloroplastic encodes MRGREKGIADSSSSSSWFSNLWSSALRSKVLASPYHTETAVRSVSGDGLVRRLGLLDLILLGIGASIGAGIFVVTGTVAHDAGPGVTISFILAGGSCVLNALCYAELASRFPAVVGGAYLYAYTAFNELTAFLVFAQLMLDYHIGAASIARSLASYVVAVLELFPLFKDNIPSWIGHGSEELFGAVSFNLLAPILLILLTIVLCWGVGESSVFNSVMTTTKIIIVLFVIIVGAFEVDVSNWTPFAPNGFKEILTGATVVFFAYVGFDAVANSAEESKNPQRDLPLGIMGSLLICAALYIGVCLVITGMVSYELLGEEAPLAEAFTSKGLAYVSVLISIAAVAGLTTTLLVGLYVQSRLYLGLGRDGLLPSIFAKIHPIRHTPIHSQVWVGIVASILAGLFNVHVLSHILSVGSLTGYSVVSACVVTLRWKDKTESQASLSWISKWGEGVLCLFIIACCGFAAGVIYRFSAAIIFLIVAIVIAVIAAGSLYYRRAYEDPPGFSCPGVPIVPAVCIFFNMFLFAQIHYEAWARFVVLSIISIGIYAFYGQYHANPVTSKGTIIYHRAPAEVTH; translated from the exons atgagaggcCGCGAGAAGGGCATCGCTGACTCTTCATCTTCGTCATCGTGGTTTTCGAATTTATGGTCTTCTGCTCTGAGGAGTAAGGTACTAGCTTCTCCTTATCATACAGAGACCGCCGTCCGTTCTGTCTCCGGCGATGGCCTCGTCCGCCGCCTCGGCCTCCTCGACCTCATCCTCCTCGGCATCGGGGCCTCCATCGGCGCTGGAATCTTCGTCGTCACCGGCACCGTCGCCCACGACGCCGGCCCTG GAGTCACAATTAGTTTCATACTGGCTGGAGGGTCTTGTGTACTCAATGCACTCTGCTATGCTGAGCTAGCTTCTCGTTTTCCTGCTGTTGTTGGGGGAGCATACTTATATGCATACACAGCTTTCAATGAACTTACTGCTTTTCTTGTGTTTGCCCAACTAATGCTTGATTACCATATTGGTGCAGCTAGCATAGCTAGAAGCTTAGCAAGCTATGTAGTTGCAGTACTAGAACTCTTTCCTCTTTTCAAGGATAACATACCAAGCTGGATTGGACATGGTAGCGAGGAGCTCTTTGGAGCTGTATCATTTAACTTGTTGGCTCCAATTCTCTTAATACTTCTCACCATAGTTCTTTGTTGGGGAGTTGGAGAATCTTCTGTATTTAACTCAGTCATGACAACAACGAAG ATAATcattgttctttttgtcataattGTTGGAGCTTTTGAGGTTGATGTTTCAAATTGGACTCCTTTTGCCCCAAATGGTTTTAAAGAAATACTGACTGGAGCAACAGTAGTATTTTTTGCATATGTTGGATTTGATGCAGTTGCTAATTCAGCTGAAGAATCCAAGAATCCACAG CGGGACTTACCTTTGGGCATCATGGGAAGCCTTCTCATTTGTGCTGCGTTATATATTGGTGTTTGTCTAGTGATAACTGGAATGGTATCGTACGAGCTCCTAGGGGAAGAAGCTCCTTTAGCTGAAGCTTTCACATCGAAGGGCTTAGCATATGTTTCTGTGTTAATAAGCATTGCTGCTGTTGCTGGTCTTACTACTACTCTTCTTGTAGGCCTTTATGTTCAG TCTCGGTTATATCTTGGGCTTGGAAGGGATGGTTTGCTACCTTCAATATTTGCTAAAATACACCCAATACGCCATACTCCCATTCACTCTCAGGTGTGGGTTGGTATTGTTGCCAGCATATTGGCAGGACTTTTTAATGTGCATGTTCTCTCGCACATTCTTTCTGTTGGTTCATTG ACTGGGTACTCTGTTGTCTCAGCATGTGTGGTAACCCTTCGCTGGAAGGATAAAACTGAAAGTCAAGCTTCTTTAAGCTGGATATCGAAGTGGGGGGAAGGCGTCCTTTGCCTATTTATAATTGCCTGCTGTGGTTTTGCCGCTGGAGTGATATACCGGTTTAGTGCTGCAATTATTTTTCTGATTGTGGCTATTGTTATTGCCGTCATTGCTGCTGGTTCTCTTTATTATCGACGG GCCTATGAAGACCCCCCAGGTTTTTCTTGTCCAGGGGTTCCAATCGTGCCGGCTGTTTGCATCTTCTTCAACATGTTCCTGTTTGCCCAG aTTCACTACGAAGCCTGGGCGAGGTTTGTTGTCCTCAGCATTATTTCAATAGGAATATACGCTTTTTATGGGCAGTACCATGCCAACCCCGTTACTTCAAAAGGGACAATTATTTATCACAGGGCACCAGCCGAAGTAACTCATTGA
- the LOC127802027 gene encoding actin-related protein 2/3 complex subunit 5A, translating into MYPDYFVLRRFPVSERERERERGMATGHDEHIEADNAEAIITRIEHKTRKIESLLKQHKPVEALKTALEGSPPKTKDERCKSANWLVVHRAIMAIKDVDGMFSSLDPEYYDILMKYLYRGLSTGDRPTCDQCLRIHEKLTQRAGLGCILRALADTVNTV; encoded by the exons ATGTACCCTGATTATTTCGTTCTCCGGCGATTCCCggtctcagagagagagagagagagagagagaggaatggcGACGGGGCACGATGAACATATCGAAGCAGACAATGCAGAGGCCATAATCACCAGAATCGAGCACAAGACTCGAAAGATCGAGAGCTTACTCAAACA GCACAAGCCCGTGGAAGCCCTCAAGACTGCTCTCGAAGGCTCACCTCCCAAGACCAAAGACGAGAGATGCAAG TCTGCGAATTGGCTGGTGGTGCATAGGGCTATCATGGCTATAAAGGATGTGGATGGGATGTTCTCTTCTCTTGATCCTGAGTACTATGATATTCTGATGAA GTACTTATACAGAGGCTTGTCCACCGGAGATCGGCCCACATGTGACCAATGTTTACGGATTCATGAAAAGTTGACTCAGAGAGCTGGATTAGGTTGCATATTACGTGCCCTAGCAGACACCGTGAATACCGTTTGA